GTTTTTTCGGCGGTGACTCGTGAAATCACGCGCTCAATATTACCATCGACTGCAGGAGCGGCCTCATTAAAAGCGATAGCGGCAATGGCCGCTGAAGTGTAGTCTCCTATTCCAGGTAATTGTTTTAACTCTTCCGCTGTTTTTGGAAAGAGACCGTCTAAATTATTGACGACTATCTTAGCGCATTTATTCAAGTTTCGTGCCCTTGAATAATAACCAAGACCTGCCCAAGCTACTAAAACGTCATTTTCAGATGCCTCTGCAAGGTCCGATATCGATGGCCAGAGTTCTAGAAATTTATGATAATAGGGTTTTACTGTCCTGATTGTTGTCTGCTGGAGCATAATTTCAGATAGCCAAACATTGTAAACGTTTGGTTTCTTACCTACTTTCTGTTCATAAGGGCCTATTCTCCAGGGAAGCTTCCGGAAATTTTTATTATACCAGGCTAAGATTCTATTGCTAAAGCTTTTCATTCACGTAATACTTTCATACTGGCCAGAAATTCAAGTAGGATAATGAGAACGCCCCAACCCCTCTCTAGTTTTGTAGTCAAAATCCTGAATCCTATAACCGAGAAACGTGCTGGTCTATCTATTGATTTGATTGCAAACTGGCCAGAGATTGTTGGTGAGGAGCACAGCCAAAATTCTAACCCCAAAAGAATCGTCTGGTTTAAGGAGTATGATAGCAAGGATAAAGACTTTACACCGGGAACATTAGAACTGGCTTGCAAGCCACAATATTCTCTATTTTTACAACATTGCACTAAGGTAATCCTGAGGCGTATCAACACTTATTTTGGATTCTCTGCTATAGCCCGAATTAAACTGGATCAAATGAGTTGGCCTTATGAAGGCTTTGAGCCTCAGACACAAACACCAAGAACATCTATATTAACAGCTAAAAAAGCAAGGATTTTGAAAAAAATGATCGTCAGCGTCGAGGATGAAACCCTAAGAAGAGCTCTCAAAAAAATGGGAGAGGGTGTGTTGAGAAACGAGAATAACTGGAATGTCGAGAGTGAAATGTTGATTCCACCTTCCTTGTAAGAACAGCCCATTTATCAACAGCAGGAGGTGAGCCAATGCCGATTGAAACAAAATTTTCTCGTCGTTCTTTTCTTATTCTTTTAGGTTCATCCGGACTGATTTATGGTCTTTTTCTATCAAAAAAAGGAAAGGCCAAAGGTGTGAATTGGCTCTTCGAGACTCTTCCTCTGAAAGATGATTTCATAGGAAAAGAAACCGCTCCGGTAACTGTTATTACATATGCTTCAATGACTTGTTCCCACTGCAAATCATTCCACGATACAGTCATGCCGATGCTAAAAGAAAAATATATCAATACCGGAAAAGTTAAATTAATTTTAAGACCTTTTCCATTTGATGGTGATCACAGAGGAGAAGCTGCTTTTATGCTGGCTAAATGTACTCCTAACGGCAACTATTATGCCATGATTGATGCTTTGTTCTCAACTCAAAGTGTATGGGCGAGAAAAGAGAATCCTGTTCCTGAATTTCTTCGGCTAGCGAAATTAGCAGGGATGTCTGAAGAAAATTTCAATGATTGTTTATCAGATCAGAACCTTCTAAAAAAAATTATTCAGAGTCGTCAAAAGGCTGTTGCTGATTTTAATGTAAGGTCGACACCGACAATCTTTGTAAATAATCATAAACTTAGGGATTTTAAGCTAGAGACTGTAATGAAAGCCATCGATGATTCACTGTAGTGATCTTGAAATGAGCATAATCGATCGGTTATCTTTAACATATTGCACCCATTTTTCTCTGAGGTTTCTTTAAAAGATCGTAAACCGCTTCCTACTCAAATCTTGGTCAGAAGTTTTATCTCTCTCTTCATTTTTTTCGACGATCTTTCTCAGAATGAAATTGGTCGATAGATAATCATAATCTATGTCCTAATTTAAGGACCTTCTCAATTGATTTTAGATTATAGTTAACATCGTATTGTGAATGAAGATGACCAATCATCTGTGTGATCAAGTCGTTTGCAGCGCTCTGATGTGCCCGTGTAATCTCATGGTTAAGAGACTCATTCCTTTCAGAGTTCCATTTCTTTCTTTCAGCAACTATAATGATCATTTTTGAGCCTGGATCTAAGCCATCGGCTATAGTAACAGACTCAATGTCTTTGCTAAAACCTACTCTTACTGCAGTTTTCGGAAATCCTTCTTCCTGATCAGAACGGCGTAGAAATCCCGTTTGTTTAACTTCTATGTCTAGTTCATCAGCAATAGAAATAATTTCAAATTTGTCTTCCTTTGATAAACGCTCTTTTAATTCATTTGTTTTTTTCGAAACTGCGATGAGAATCTGTTTTTTCCTCCAATCATCTGCTACCTTTTCTTTGACTTCATTTAACTTTCGGTCATGGGCAGGAATGATTTCTTCTACTTCGTACCAAACAAAGCCAGATTCACCATAATTCAGTGGACTGAATTGTTCTCTAATATTAGCTTGAAAAGCTTTTCGAAGGAGATCTTTAAATACTGGTATACCTTCAATAAATTCTGAATTCAGATCTTGCCCATTCCGATCAACAGCTTCTATTACGCGAACGTCTAGACCATTTTTCTCAGCGGCTTCTTCCAAAGAAGACCCCATGGCACGCATATCTTCGATGTTTTCTTGAATCAAAATCATTAAATCAGATGCTCTTCTTAAAGCTATTTTTTTACGGATACTGTCTTTAACCAACTCTATAATGCTAACCCGAGCAGGTATAACTTTAGCAACACGAACAATTGTTGGACCAAAAGGACCGTCAATAATAGAACTGACTGTCCCAGGTTCTAAATTGAAGGCAGATTTGCTAATCATATTTGGCAACTGACTAGCTTCGACGACTCCAACATCTACATCACTTAGTTTTAAATTATTTTCTCTGAGCATTGTTTCAAAAGATAAACCAGAATTGAGTGATTTCAGTGCCGTTTCGGCTGTTTTAAGAGAAGGAAAGGTGACTTGCTGTACGTGTCTTTTCTCAGCTGTTTCATAATCAGCTTTGTGACTGTGATAATAAGATTTGATACTATCATCAGTAACGTTTTGTTGATGGATGAAGTCTTCTGGTTGTATAGAAAGTATGCTCAATTTCCGGAGTTCGGGAGCTGCATATTTCTTTTTCTCTTTTTCAAAGTAGGTTTCCAGTATTTGATCATTTGGTTTATTGGGGTGTTTTACCACTTGTTCTGTTATCGTCACGTAAGAAAATTTTCGTTCCTCATTGAGATAAGAACTCAATGCTTTCTCAAAAGCAGTAGGTAATATTTTTCCTGAAGTCAGTGCTGCAGTCAGTTGGGTCCGAAGAGCAATAGAATTTTGATGAACTAGAAAATCATTTTCGTTCACTCGAGCATGAAGCATGGCAGACTTGAATCTTTGCGCATTGAATTTACCTTTTGAATCCTGAAAGGCTTGATTCTCAGCTAAAAGACGGGCTGTTGTTCTTTCTGAAATGGAAAGACCATTAACACGGCAAAATTCATCAAGTACAGAAGATGCAATCACTTCACTCAAAGCATGGTATTCTAGACCTAATGAGCGCTCCTGTTCTCTCGTCAAGGTTTTGCCCATTTTTTGCTCAATCATACTAAGGGTTCTTTGGTATGAAAAAAGGAAATCTTCCCTTGAGATGTTAGTATCTCCGACATGGCCAATTGTATATTGATTAGGATCATTGAGTACAAGGCCTGATAGACTCCATGCGCAAAAACTTAACAAGAAAAAAAGAAGGATGATTTTGGTAATCCAACCACCAATAAATGAACGCAACGCTTCAAGCATAGATCGATTCCCGATTGTTGAGATTTGTATTAGGAATTTAAAGGATAAATTCAATTCTATCTGGTTATAGCATATTGATTTTCTCACCGTAGTAGTAGGTCATCACGGTGTATTGAAATTGTCGTCATGATTCCTAATATATTATTCCTATCTATTAGAATCGAGGACCATATGACACCGGATTTAAAACCACTCATCGTGGGTAACTGGAAAATGAACGGTGACCGTGATCAACTAGATCAATTAGCTATCTTAGCTCATAGAATCAGTCATGAATTCCAACAGTCTGTTGACGTTGTGGTTTGTCCCCCTGCTACTCTGCTTTACGTCGCGAAAACGATAAGCGAAGGATCTCCTTTGATGGTAGGGGCGCAGGATTGTCATAATGAAGCAACAGGCGCACACACAGGAGATATTTCTGCTGAAATGATTGCAGATTGCCTAGCAGAGTTTTGTATCGTGGGTCATTCGGAGCGGCGTAATAATCACCGAGAGACGAATTCTCATGTTGCAGGAAAAGTCAAAGCTTGTTGGAGGGCTGGGTTAGCATCAATAGTTTGTATAGGAGAAACAAAAGCACAGTATGACGCTTGTGAGGTAGATATGATCATTACAAAGCAAATTACTGATTCAATTCCTGAAGGTGCAACAGAAAAAGATACCATCATTGCTTATGAACCCTTTTGGGCAATTGGTTCTACTAAGATACCAAGTCTTAAGTCTCTCAAAGAGATTCATGCCTTAATTCGTGATATACTGGTGAGGCGCTTTGGCGACCATGGATTACGGATCAGAATCTTATATGGTGGTTCTGTAAGACCAGAGAATGCAACTGAATTATTATCAATTCAAAATGTAAATGGTGCCCTGGTCGGAGGGGCGAGTCTCCAAACCGCTGACTTTCTAGCTATATGTCAATCTTGCCAATCATTAGTTCGGAATCATTATTGAGTTTAACCTCACTTATCTCTTGGAATTTTATAAGAAATAGTTAGAGTAATAGGTTCGTTGTTCGGATTTTTATTATGCAAACAGTACTTATTGTTGTTCATGTCACGTTTGTTTTAGCTCTGATACTGCTAGTTTTGCTCCAGCCTTCAGAAGGAGGCGCTTTCACAATTAGCAGTGGTGGTGGATTCTGTTCCGCCCGAAGCGTTAGTAATGCGCTAACAAAAACGACGGTGATATTGGCTATTGGATTCTTCCTTACATCAGTTAGTTTAGGTATTCTTTCTCAGTCCAATAACAGAATCTCCAATATTGTTAAGCAAGCTGTTAGCATGGACTCGACAGATCTTCCTTCTGAACCTGAACAAGAAAAGAAGACTAAAGAAAATTAGGGTATCTACTGGTTTTCAGTTCCATCCCTTCACTCAATCTTGGTAAAATAATAGTTTTACAATTGTCTAAATCCTGCATATTATGCTTTCCCTATGGTGCGGTATATTTTTATAACAGGTGGTGTTGTTTCTTCCCTTGGGAAAGGACTTGCAGCCGCAGCACTTGGTGCCCTCCTGCAAGCTCGTCAATACAAGGTTCGTTTAAGGAAGCTTGATCCTTATTTAAACGTGGATCCGGGTACAATCTCTCCTTATCAGCATGGTGAATGTTTTGTAACCGATGATGGTGCCGAATCCGATCTTGACTTAGGACACTACGAAAGGTTTACTGGAAGACCAGCTAATCAATGGGACAATATCACCGCAGGCCGCGTTTATCGTGATATCCTTGCCAAAGAACGCCGTGGTGATTACCTTGGCGCAACAGTTCAGGTGATCCCCCACGTTACGAATCATATCAAGCAATTTATTCTAGAAGGCAATCAGGAGTACGATTTCGTTTTAGTGGAAATTGGAGGGACTGTTGGTGATATTGAGGGTTTGCCATTTTTTGAATCGATTAGGCAACTTGGCAATGACTTGCCAAAGAATAGTTGTATTTATCTGCACTTGTCTTATATGCCATATATCGCTGTTTCTGGTGAATTGAAAACAAAGCCAACTCAGCATTCTGTGAAAGAGTTGCTATCAATTGGTATCCAACCAGATATTTTGCTGGTCCGATCAGATCGTGAAATTCCATTAGAAGAAAGACGGAAGCTTTCTCTTTTTTGTAATGTACGTTTTGAGGCAGTGATTCAAGCCCTTGATACGCATTCTGTTTATGATGTACCCATGGCTTATCATAAAGAAGGTCTTGATAATCAAGTTTTTGATGCCTTCATGATTGATCCTCAATCGAATCCTGATATGGAAATCTGGGAAGATATATCATACCGTCTACATCATCCTGAAGGGGCTGTAACCATTGCAGTTGTTGGCAAATATACTCTATTAAAAGACGCTTATAAAAGCTTGATAGAAGCATTAGTTCATGGAGGCTTAGCTAATCATGTCAAGGTTAATATAGAATGGGTTGAAAGTGATGTCTTTGAGTTGGAAGATCCATCGATATATCTATCGAAGATGGATGGTATCCTGGTTCCTGGTGGTTTTGGGGA
Above is a genomic segment from Candidatus Endowatersipora endosymbiont of Watersipora subatra containing:
- a CDS encoding DUF721 domain-containing protein gives rise to the protein MRTPQPLSSFVVKILNPITEKRAGLSIDLIANWPEIVGEEHSQNSNPKRIVWFKEYDSKDKDFTPGTLELACKPQYSLFLQHCTKVILRRINTYFGFSAIARIKLDQMSWPYEGFEPQTQTPRTSILTAKKARILKKMIVSVEDETLRRALKKMGEGVLRNENNWNVESEMLIPPSL
- a CDS encoding DsbA family protein, which translates into the protein MPIETKFSRRSFLILLGSSGLIYGLFLSKKGKAKGVNWLFETLPLKDDFIGKETAPVTVITYASMTCSHCKSFHDTVMPMLKEKYINTGKVKLILRPFPFDGDHRGEAAFMLAKCTPNGNYYAMIDALFSTQSVWARKENPVPEFLRLAKLAGMSEENFNDCLSDQNLLKKIIQSRQKAVADFNVRSTPTIFVNNHKLRDFKLETVMKAIDDSL
- a CDS encoding peptidyl-prolyl cis-trans isomerase; translation: MLEALRSFIGGWITKIILLFFLLSFCAWSLSGLVLNDPNQYTIGHVGDTNISREDFLFSYQRTLSMIEQKMGKTLTREQERSLGLEYHALSEVIASSVLDEFCRVNGLSISERTTARLLAENQAFQDSKGKFNAQRFKSAMLHARVNENDFLVHQNSIALRTQLTAALTSGKILPTAFEKALSSYLNEERKFSYVTITEQVVKHPNKPNDQILETYFEKEKKKYAAPELRKLSILSIQPEDFIHQQNVTDDSIKSYYHSHKADYETAEKRHVQQVTFPSLKTAETALKSLNSGLSFETMLRENNLKLSDVDVGVVEASQLPNMISKSAFNLEPGTVSSIIDGPFGPTIVRVAKVIPARVSIIELVKDSIRKKIALRRASDLMILIQENIEDMRAMGSSLEEAAEKNGLDVRVIEAVDRNGQDLNSEFIEGIPVFKDLLRKAFQANIREQFSPLNYGESGFVWYEVEEIIPAHDRKLNEVKEKVADDWRKKQILIAVSKKTNELKERLSKEDKFEIISIADELDIEVKQTGFLRRSDQEEGFPKTAVRVGFSKDIESVTIADGLDPGSKMIIIVAERKKWNSERNESLNHEITRAHQSAANDLITQMIGHLHSQYDVNYNLKSIEKVLKLGHRL
- the tpiA gene encoding triose-phosphate isomerase; the encoded protein is MTPDLKPLIVGNWKMNGDRDQLDQLAILAHRISHEFQQSVDVVVCPPATLLYVAKTISEGSPLMVGAQDCHNEATGAHTGDISAEMIADCLAEFCIVGHSERRNNHRETNSHVAGKVKACWRAGLASIVCIGETKAQYDACEVDMIITKQITDSIPEGATEKDTIIAYEPFWAIGSTKIPSLKSLKEIHALIRDILVRRFGDHGLRIRILYGGSVRPENATELLSIQNVNGALVGGASLQTADFLAICQSCQSLVRNHY
- the secG gene encoding preprotein translocase subunit SecG; protein product: MQTVLIVVHVTFVLALILLVLLQPSEGGAFTISSGGGFCSARSVSNALTKTTVILAIGFFLTSVSLGILSQSNNRISNIVKQAVSMDSTDLPSEPEQEKKTKEN
- a CDS encoding CTP synthase, with protein sequence MVRYIFITGGVVSSLGKGLAAAALGALLQARQYKVRLRKLDPYLNVDPGTISPYQHGECFVTDDGAESDLDLGHYERFTGRPANQWDNITAGRVYRDILAKERRGDYLGATVQVIPHVTNHIKQFILEGNQEYDFVLVEIGGTVGDIEGLPFFESIRQLGNDLPKNSCIYLHLSYMPYIAVSGELKTKPTQHSVKELLSIGIQPDILLVRSDREIPLEERRKLSLFCNVRFEAVIQALDTHSVYDVPMAYHKEGLDNQVFDAFMIDPQSNPDMEIWEDISYRLHHPEGAVTIAVVGKYTLLKDAYKSLIEALVHGGLANHVKVNIEWVESDVFELEDPSIYLSKMDGILVPGGFGERGSEGKIRAATFAREHNIPYFGICLGMQMAVLDAARNLAGITDAMSSEFDPHSKSRHHVVGLLTEWLKDNKIEKRNEDGEIGGSMRLGCYPHSLNPRSHIAKIYGNCNISERHRHRYEVNIDYKKKLESVGLVFSGISPDGLLPETIEYSQKMHPWFIGVQYHPELKSRPFAPHPLFKSFISAAREASLMR